In the Vogesella sp. XCS3 genome, CAGCATCGCCATCCATGATGCGGCCAACGTTGGCCGCAACGGCGTGGGGCAGGGCTTTGACGAGATGGCCTACGTGGACACGCTGCTGCGCGACTTCGAGCTGAGCCTGCCCGCCATCTGGGGCCGCCCCATCACCACCATCTTCATGGGTGGCGGTACCCCCAGCCTGTTCAGCCCGCAGGCCATGGACGCGCTGTTGTCCGGCCTGCGCGCCCGCGCGCGCATCCACCCGGACGCCGAAATCACCATGGAGGCCAACCCCGGCACCTTCGAGCTGGAACGCTTTGCCGGCTACCGTGCGGCGGGTATCAACCGCCTGTCCATCGGTATCCAGAGCTTTGACCCCGGCCACCTGCAGGCGCTGGGCCGCATCCACGATGGCGACGAAGCGCGCCGCGCGGTAGAGATTGCGCTGACGCATTTTGATAACGTGAACCTGGACCTGATGTACGCGCTGCCGCAGCAAACGCTGGAACAGGGGCTGGCCGACATCGACACCGCCATCGCCTACGGCGTTAGCCACATCTCGGCCTACCATCTCACCATCGAGCCCAACACGCTGTTTGCCGTGCAGCTGCCGGCCAACCTGCCGGACGACGACCTGTCGGCTGACATGCAAGAGGCTATCGAGGTGCGGCTGGAAGCCGCCGGCTACGTGCACTACGAAACCTCGGCCTTCGGCAAGCCCGGCCGTTTTGCGCGCCACAACGTCAACTACTGGCAGTTTGGCGACTACGTCGGCATCGGCGCCGGCGCCCACGGTAAGATCAGCGCCCACGACGGCATTGTGCGTGAAATGCGCTACAAGCAGCCGGCAGCCTATATGCAGGCGGTGGCCGATGGCCAGCCGGTGCAAACCCGCAACAAGGTTGGCCGCAAAGACCTGCCGTTCGAGTTCATGATGAATCTGCTGCGCCTCACCGGTGGCTTTGAAAGCAGACTGTTCACCGAGCGTACCGGTTTGCCGGTATCCTGTATCCAATCACAATTGCAGCAAGCACTGGCCGAGGGCCTGATCGAACAGGACCTCACCCACATCCGCCCCACGCTGAAGGGCCAGCGCTTTCTGAATGAACTGTTAACCCTGTTCCTGCACGAAGAAGAAGGAGAAGCCTGATGGCTAAAGAAATCATCCATACCGATAAAGCCCCGGCCGCAATCGGCGCCT is a window encoding:
- the hemW gene encoding radical SAM family heme chaperone HemW, giving the protein MSVIDLSALKGGLKELPPLSLYIHFPWCVKKCPYCDFNSHEFKPQAGSIAIHDAANVGRNGVGQGFDEMAYVDTLLRDFELSLPAIWGRPITTIFMGGGTPSLFSPQAMDALLSGLRARARIHPDAEITMEANPGTFELERFAGYRAAGINRLSIGIQSFDPGHLQALGRIHDGDEARRAVEIALTHFDNVNLDLMYALPQQTLEQGLADIDTAIAYGVSHISAYHLTIEPNTLFAVQLPANLPDDDLSADMQEAIEVRLEAAGYVHYETSAFGKPGRFARHNVNYWQFGDYVGIGAGAHGKISAHDGIVREMRYKQPAAYMQAVADGQPVQTRNKVGRKDLPFEFMMNLLRLTGGFESRLFTERTGLPVSCIQSQLQQALAEGLIEQDLTHIRPTLKGQRFLNELLTLFLHEEEGEA